The Mastacembelus armatus chromosome 14, fMasArm1.2, whole genome shotgun sequence genomic interval tgtgtgaggttgtttgtctctgtgtggccctgcgatggactggtgacctgtccagggtgtactcctgcttttcacccaaagagagctgggataggccccagcagatccctgtgaccctggttaggaataagtgggtagataatgaatgaataattttggTAATCACAACAAGTCTTGTCCAACAAGTAAAACagactttctctctctcaggacTGGAACACCTTTCTGTTGCGCTTCAATGAGCTGGACTTTTGTGTGTCCGagaatgaaacaataaaacatggcTTAAACGAGTCAACCACGCCTGAGAGCCTGGTTGTTACCAGTGGCCAGGCTCGATCCAGTACCCAGACTCCTCTCCTGTTAGATGACTCAGGTCCCATCAACATCTCAGTCCCCATCACCCTCACATTGGACCCCCAGCGCCCATTTGGAGGATACTCTCGCAATATCACCCACCTGTATGCTACAGTGCTGGGACAGCAAGTTGGGCTCTCTGGTAGGTTTTCTTTGTCATAATCACAATCCTTTAGAATCTGCAGAGCTGCACGTGCATTAAGTCAACCCCAGATTTTAATGAATGTGAAACTCAAAGGTTTTTGTGGTAAAGCGTCAGAAATATaatctgtgttgttgtgtatCGGTGTCTGTGTGGTGTCTTTGTGCCTATAAGTGTACAAGCCTGTCTGATTAATTCCTGTAAAGCTTAAGATCCcagtaacaaacaaacaaaaatctcaTATGAAATCAAACGTCATGAGTCCATCATGTACATAAGTCAGGTATCTCAGCAAAGCATCCAGAGTTGTACTATTGCATTATAACTTTTATTAATTGAAATCCTGCCTTTTCCACAAAACTAAAGATTGACATAGAGACTACAATAAGctgaaataaagaaacaatCAATGCAGTCTATTGTATTAGCATGGTACTGTGTATTGTGGCAACTATAGGGAGGTAATTCATTCCTTTTGAGGGTGGGATGGTGTATCTTGTTCTGTTGTGTGGTAAATTAAACAGCGTGAGCAAACAGTGGCAGCCTAGTATAACAAACTCTTAGTCCTCCTATAGGATTTATTTTAGAAGGCAGAAGAAAGCGTAAAGTAAAAGCTTTGGATACATTATGGCTGTGGTAATAATACtaaaatgtgtatatgtttgtgaaCTTTTGCTTTTGTCTCTTGCGACTGCATTTGcctaacacacatacagtatgtgttttatgcAACTGAAACATTGTTTTCGGGGACGTTAGGACTTTCCACTCTGTTTTAGTAAGACTTGAGGGCTTTCAACACAGACATCGTTGTTCTGAGCACAAGTAATGGTCAATTTTAGTATGGTGTTCCATTACCtagcagaaaaaatgaaaattttgtaTCTCCAGCTTTTTCAGGGGAGATTAGGTTGTCAAGGTCAGGTCATTTCATTTCTTACAACCCTGTGATATTAATCCAATCCAGACTGGCTGTACATGTATGTGGTTTTAGCCCTCAGCTACATATTGTTAATATCTTCTCTGTTTCAAATATCTTGGTTATGCTCTGATAATTTCACACCTAGGCAGACAGGTAACTTGTTGCTGTTACTAACTCTACTGTATTTTATATACCAAATGTATGAAGTTAGTTACTAGGTAGGCAGTGTTTTTCTATGAAATCTATTTTATTGGAGTCTTGAGAAATCAATTACGCTTCCATATCGTTTTTTCTTAAATTGCATGTAGAAAGTACATTTTAACTTGGCATTTGCATCACTGTCATGCTGGCAAGAAGCGTCTTCCGAGCCACATTATAAGTTGGAATGCCTTCCTTAGACATGGGAGAGTACTTTATATCGCTGCTTAGAGGCAGGTGATACtgtcaaaatgaaatgcagtatcctaatgtttttttcaaattgtttaAATAGCCTAAAACTTGTATTTAAAGACAATTGTACATGAATGTGTGTTCCAAGTCATTTATTACATAGCCTACATGCACTGTATATTAGAttctcttttgcttttatacttggttttctgtttttataggCTCATTTTGAATAATGGTTTCCTAATTAGTCTTGAGGTGTATTTGACTCAAATGAgatttttacagaaaattacCTAGATCAGGTATCTcgttgtgtgttttttacatCCTTatcagttgtttgtctttgcttgtGGAAAAGgaattacttttattttgggaCTCATTTTCTGTGGTTGTATAAATGTACTCATCTATCATCAGTCCCACCCGAGCGTACACTAAGTTTGAATGATAATCATCTAATCCCCTATGCAGTTTGATAAATATTGCATAAGCCTGCAACATCAGTCTGTCATTTGTTTATCAGGGGAGTAGCCTGGAATGACAGCAAATAATGTTGCCTCCCCTGGTTTCCTGCTGTGGGAGTTGTATGCATGCTGTTTAGACTGCTCTATGCTCTAATAATTGTCTCAGAAGTAGGAGGCACCTCTCTAGGCCTGTAGGCTGTTTTAGCTTAATCATGTTAATTGAAAATGATTATTACTCTGTCACAATAACACTGACAAGAATGTAGATCACTACTTAGCTCCATACGGATTTATGAAAGTTCGGGGCTGCCCAAAAACATCTAAGTGTGACTGAAAAGGGGGAAAAGGTCTTTCTACTCCACATGTAAGggtttgtatgtatgttatgCTGTCATTGTATTTTGTGTGTAGGCCGGGAAGCTCATGAAGAAATAAACATCACGTTCACCCTGCCTGTATCCTGGAACTCAGATGACTGTGTACTGCACGGCCACTGCGAGCAGGTGGTGTTCAGCACTTGCATCACTATCACAGCAGCCAGCAATATCTTCCCAGTCACAGTGTGAGTTGGACTGCCTCCCTGACTCATGGGAAGACACTTTACTTCTCTGCTTAGAGCTGGGTGATACTCACAAAATGAAAGACAGTATCCCAGTATATTTATTGTCACGCCATTTCTCACATTGCTTGGGTATGACTATTAATGCATTCATGCAGTATTTAAGCAATgacaatatttaaatttatttaaagtattttatagACTTATTGTAATGGTAGAGTTTTACTAGATACTTAGATTGACACACTTTTTATCTGCATCACTATTCATTCTCTATTAGATGACAACATTTTTGAGATTTCATTCACATGATTTGCGGACTTATTTTTGCATCTTACTGTTATGTTACAGGAGCACATAAGTTAGATAACTATAGCATCAGCAGTGTAGCactgtaattaaaatgaaaagtgttaTGGGTAGTTGTGGACACTGATTCTACTCTggagaataaaaatataaaagtatgcATACTTATCTATAACTTTGTCCCAGTACAGTAGTTTTCGTTTTATCATTATACGTAATCTAGCCTTGTAATCCTATCGCCTTGCTATATCAGCACCCCAGTTCTATGATTACAATTTTACCCAGTCACCGTATATTACCGTATTTTTCAGACAACAGGTCACACTGCAATATTTGTCGCtcttagcaaaaacagccttgttgaacagaaaaaaacgtATAAGTTGCTTCGGTGTGTATAAGTcgtatttttaattatattacTTATAGTGTGGGGAGGGAGAAATACcagtgtctcctcctcctctctcggGTTGCCTGAATACCGAcgctcactccaaactttgttgcAGCTGCATACTTTACCTGCAGCATGAACTCTGCaatatagctctttcttttgggcagcattttcacttgttacactaggagttagagtttagcatgaacataaatgtatttacttttttagcGGTACAGTATCATCTgcaattgagtcaagagtgccatctaacactagtgaccataaacatacacatataaatcaCTTTGCTTTATAAGTTGCAgaacaagccagaggagtataaaaaaaaaaaaagcatgaattatacacaaaaatatgataaataacAATCCATTGTGAAATAATCAGAGACTTGTCACTGCCTGAAACATAATGTAAACAGCACTACATTTTGGTTTGCAGGCAGCCACCACATTGTGTGCCAGAGACGTACGCCAATGCCACATCCTGGTACAAGGTGTTCACCACAGTCCGTGACTCGGATACCAAGTACAGTCAGGACTACAATCCTTTCTGGTGTTACAAAGGAGCCATCGGCAAGGTGTACCATGCACTCAACCCAAAGCTTACTGTCATCGTTCCAGACGTGAGTCACCACCTATCCCGCTCCCCGATAGCAAACATTATTCAGGCTCAGATTTAATTTAAAGGAGTGAGAGCATTTGGATCAAGTGTCTGTTATTATTAGTCAAGATCTCTCAGGTAGGAGATTAAATAGTTTCAAATATCTACCCCCTTTCTGTTGTGTTCACTTCCGTAAATTAGTTGTACTTTAATTATGCTTTTATTGCTATGATGACAGGATTTTAGATTTATGAAATTTCTATAACAGTTTctaacacagaaaaatatttactgtttgaccAGATCGCATAGGGTGTCAGAGGATTAGAAGTTTATAACACACTTTGTAGAATGTTTTGTCCTTTCTAGAAAGGTCATAGCACAGCAtgatacaagaaaaaaatacagcaaaagccaaatgtgtctgtgtgattgtGTATTGGAACTATTCAGATTTGACTTGTCAGGATATAGGATATAGGATAACTTACTAACATCCATTTGAGATGACCGAAACAAAAAGCCAGttttcagtcattcagtctGTACTGATGAAGCTTGATTGTTCCATCATTACAATGATCTCATTGAGAGATCACAACTGTGTGTGGTTGAATGAGTTTGCAAACAATTTGAGAATAAATGCTGTGCCTGCTGTGTTACCTGGTTTCAACACAGGTCAACACAGCAGTGATTAACAAAACACTGGATGAGTAGAGTGACACTTccttgctttgtttgtttaatgaagaGAGCGTAAAGGTCTGTCATGCTTCTGAAatgctttatttgtttttgttttattgtgatattCTTCACACTTACTGTGCATTCAGAATTGGtgtacaaacaaaaacttcaaTTCACACTCTGTTCTCGTAAGAAAAAACAGTGGCATGGCTTTAAAGCAGACCCCCAGTTATGTGATATTTACAGTACTTTAGAGCCATTTTATCCAGGGACTATATAGACATCACTTTTTGATTATAATAAAACCTGCAGTGAACTTGTGATATTGAACTCTTTTTAACACATTTCTTACCAGGATGACCGTTCCCTCATCAACCTGCATCTGATGCATACTAGctacttcctgtttgtcatGGTCATCACTATGTTCTGCTATGCAGTCATCAAGGGACGACCTGGCAAAGTACGACAAACCAACCCTGACTTCTGCCCTGAGAAGgtacaacagacagcagcagtgctATATGATGAGAACAGGTAGTTTCAGCCAAGTATCGAACGACCAGTAAATAATCTAATACAGTTCTGCTGATTCAAAAATATACTGACAACTACATATAAAGGTTTATTTATATCCTGCAACAGTGCAACACCCCTTTTTgtttaagaaatttaaaaaaaaaaaaaaaactgttcctGTTAATGTAAACATTTGCAAATTCTACTTCAACTGGTAAAGTTACAGGGACTCTAACAGGCAGAGTGTTGTTGGTAACCCCAAACAAAAGCCATAAAACCTAGGAGCTTTTTATTATGAGCCGCAGATTGCCCTTTGTTTTGGATGTATGTGTGGATACACCTCATTCCCAGGGGCAAAGGAAGATCATCCTCTTTGGTGTTGTTTGTTGTAGCACAGTACAAACAGTAATATTACCCACATGTATCACCTTTCATGACACCCACTGTACAAGGAGCAAACTCACACCAGTTTAGAGAGCAACAATTTAAAGACAGGTCAGGATTGCTCTGACTCATAATCTGAATGAGGCCAGACACATGGGTTTCAGTGCTCTGCTGTGGGAACAACAAAGTAAATTGTGCTGTTTCTGGATGCAGGCAGGCGGAAGTGAGAGTGAGCTAAATTCTGCAGTTCCTCATCTAAACCCTcattgatgttttctgtttgtattgttCCTCACTGCAATATTTAAAATGGACCCACTGACCAAATAGTGCTGAATATGTCTGCCCTGTTGCATTCAGTTGCCCCAGTAGTGAAGTGTCACTAACTGTGATAAACATGTCGTGGGAATGCAGATTTAGATTATACAGTTTCAGAATAGTGATTTTTGAACTGGGCATTTTGAAATGAGACACTCTTCACTTTGATAGATGTTTTGGATATTTTAAGGATTTCttcacttttcttcttccttgttAAAGGGATTTAAAGTCCTTATATGCCTTATTCTTAAAGCTGCTACATTTAaaaatttcttatttttcctcCTTCTGATGGTGTTAAGAAGAATGCCACTTTGGCAGACAGCAGTGCTATATACAGTAGTTACAGTAGTCAAAAATATCTCAGGAAATCAAATCCGCTCTGCCATTTTGCATTGATTGGATTTCACTGCTTCTTTCTGTAAATAAGGGATTTTGTTGTGATATGTGTGATCTTTCTGTGAAGAATTCTACAGTTGTTTTAGTGCATGCAGTACTCAATGTCGTGAGGTTGTCAGCTGCACTAAatcacttttcttttgttgcagGTGGCGTTGTCAGAGAGTTAAAAAGATATCAGAGAGCTATATCAGAACTTATCTGTAACATGGACAAActcaaagaaacagaagaaataagAATAAACATACCAGTTGCCTAGTAAACCTGGAAAATACAATAAGGGACACAAAAGCTCTGTGAATGCATTTCTCTTGCAATGTTGGGTTTCTCCAACCAAAGATATACAAGTGCCTGTTATCTgtgttgtaaatatttgtagGAACTCTGATATTCTGtgcaaaaccttttttttttttcttttgctttttgttaGTGTTATTTTGCCTGAGTCCCCTTGTGCCATGTCAGAACATGCAGTatgtaaacaaagcagaaggCCAGCTCCAAAAACTACATAGCCATTTTTCTAGCATTTGGAAACATTTCATCAAGCAAGATACAGAAAAGGTGTTGTCAAAACACAGACTGGTGAGTTATGGCATTTATCATAGATTTCAGATATGATTTTATGCTGTAAATGTTTGGATATCTCATAATCATCTGTACAAAAAGTATCTCCAATAATGAGAGAACATAATGTTTGGTGATTTGGGGTGAGTGATTTGGCAGTAAGTGAACTGAATATGCTTGAATACTTGGTTTAAGATCTTTGAGGATGAGATGCCTGTGACACATTTAGAATTAAATCTTCAGTATGCAGTTGTCATTGCAGCTTCAGCAGGGAGATTGAGAAAGAGAATGAATGTAGCACTTATCCCTGCAACAAACAGTGTAAATAAAAGTCCAATCAGAATTTAACCAATTCATAGTCATTGATAAGTAACTTTGCCCAGTTAGAATATAATTAAGAgcaccatttaaaaaaatgaatctgttttctcctgtgtacaaagagaaaatgacatTATCAGCAGTAAAATTGAGCCTTATTTTCTTGGTTTGTGTTGCATTACAGTTAATatcaaattgtttttaattgcaGTTAAATAAGCTGCAGAAACTGTGGTTtgtgttgactttttttttttttctgccccaTTTTGGAACAAATAGATGAATatcattttctgccttttgttttctttcctctgacTTCGTCACTCACCTGCCTCTTGTCCTTTATTTGCCGCCAGTCGTTCTTCAGCAGTTTTGTAGATTTGGCTTCTTGATTTGCGTGATGTTCAGTACAGTCTTCTTTTGCCTGGATGAAGCAAAATATTATCTTGCcttatttacagtacagtatgatTAACTTGATTGCTTCACTATAGGCAGGGAGatcattttctctttgaatTTGCCAGTCCGTTCTTCCACATTCATTCTTCTCTTGTTTTATAATGAGCCTGTGGTATGTGGAGCCTTGTGATCTTTGTCCTATTAAAGTAAATGTCATAATATTTTAGGATGTGTTGGAATTagttgtgcttttattttgaaagataaTCAGTCAGTTGCACAAGTTCAGATGTTCACATAGTTAGTGCACCTTTagatttttttgcacattttgtgatttttttttttttctttgcacctgtgatttttttttttttttttttgtccacgATCTCCATGAACTCTTTGAATTAACAAGTTGACTCTtcctaaaaatattttgtagtagaacaaaatgtgcaaaaactCAATGTGCAAATGTTTGTGAATGGGAATTTtaagtacagtaaataaaaggGGGTTTTAGACTGTGATTCTCTGAAATCTTGTTCCAGGTGACTAAGAGTCTAGATAACTTAAAGTGTAATGAAATTTCTTAAGTGCACAGGTCAATACCAACTTAACTggacacagaaataaaacaggcCCACGTCCACTGGCATACTTATATGAAAGTTTTCACATGAACTGTTGTGACTAGTGATGTGCTGAAACTCTTTAACTGTAGCTTTAAGGAAAAAAATTGTGCTCTTCTAATGGTTACATAATTCATATCTTGTGAACATAGCTGACTTTGACAATCGTTTATTCTAAATCTGcaacaaagcattttaaatttatggtAAAGGATCAAAACAGTAGCAGTCAAATTAGTTTAAATGAGTCACCAACCACTGTCCGCTGTGTCATCTGgacacaaatgtaaaatattcatattttctaAGCTCATCTAAAAACAGAATTTGCCCAGAGAAGCAGTATCAAATCCAAATCTTCCTACAGTCTTAAAGGAAAATGAGAGAATAAAACATCTTAGTCTGCCTTTAGCCCATGTTAtgtatgactttttttttttaaatagtagTTACTGAAACAATTTATTTACCTCTGTGTAATAATTTTGTTCCATTATTGATGTACCTGTtgaatgtacttttttttttttttttaatataagaaGCATAATCCAGATCAGATACAAGTGATTTTGACATAATgtagtttgatttattttctttttctgtttggaAGGCTTTACTTGAATTGTGATTATTTTGAGTGGTATTCATATATTAAGATTTATCTTGTGGCAAAAATGAATCTTTCTTTAATCAAACACTTTGTAaatttgttagtgtgtgtgtgtgtgtgtgtgtaggagtgaAAGGTGTTGGGTTTTGATTGTAATAGTTATGTCTTCTTTTCCCCACATTGAAAGATGTAGGACAAGTCTTCCTAATTCTGATGTTTCTCATATTTGAGCATGAAATTGTTGCTTTTATTGTCAACGCTATCTCCTGTGCGCTTACAATTGATCTTGTGCTTTTTGGAAGATTTGGCAGCTCTTATGGTACAGTTGGAGATTTTTAGGTGGTCAGATGGGAAACAGTTGAGCATTGGACATGTGACTGAAGCATGCCAAAATATTGCCAAAATTGTCCTAATTAATGTTGGTGACCTGCATTTACATGCATCTTATCCCTACTGTATGCGGAATTTGCTATTTTTGTCTTTAGTTAGAATTGCATTTCTAATTGCAAAATGCCTTAACATTGTCCCGTTTCATTtgagttttctttgtttcacttATATATTGTAAAACACACTGGCTTTCCAGCAGCAAATCCAAACACAGTACTCATGTTATCACTTCTGAGCTACAAGGAGTTTAAGTGACCATGATTAAGTGGAATGGGTTCTTAAGGAGCACATGTTTGCTATTGTGGGTTGGATTTTACTCCACTATATCACAAAGgattgaagtaaaaaaaaacaaacagtgaagcCATATTGTTGAAGCATCTTAGTGTTCTTAGCTTTACGTTAAGCAAGTATCCAATGTAAGGCTGCCATTTCACCCTGTTATCCTTTTTCTCATATTAGCAGCGCTTACAGGCAAGTATTAAGCCAACTCTGTGCCTTCTGCAATCTCGAGCTGCATCCTCCTCCCTGTACATACAATAGATAGAACTGTAGGTTTAATGTGGCTAGGATGTCATTCAAACCCATCCCTTCTCCAGTGGAACTGCTGTAAATGAATTCAAGTTTAAATAAATTGTCTCTAAAGTTCAACATCACTTTTGTCCCTGACCCTCCTTGTGTCTGCTACCATAGTTATCATTTTTCCTGCAGGGAGATTAATGATGTGCAAGTGGAAATAAATTGAATCAGTTTGCTGGTA includes:
- the tmem248 gene encoding transmembrane protein 248 isoform X2 is translated as MVYLLNPIDNLRSYINNRPPLVIFMISVSAVAIAFLTIGYFFKIKEIKSPELTEDWNTFLLRFNELDFCVSENETIKHGLNESTTPESLVVTSGQARSSTQTPLLLDDSGPINISVPITLTLDPQRPFGGYSRNITHLYATVLGQQVGLSGREAHEEINITFTLPVSWNSDDCVLHGHCEQVVFSTCITITAASNIFPVTVQPPHCVPETYANATSWYKVFTTVRDSDTKYSQDYNPFWCYKGAIGKVYHALNPKLTVIVPDDDRSLINLHLMHTSYFLFVMVITMFCYAVIKGRPGKVRQTNPDFCPEKVALSES
- the tmem248 gene encoding transmembrane protein 248 isoform X1, coding for MVYLLNPIDNLRSYINNRPPLVIFMISVSAVAIAFLTIGYFFKIKEIKSPELTEDWNTFLLRFNELDFCVSENETIKHGLNESTTPESLVVTSGQARSSTQTPLLLDDSGPINISVPITLTLDPQRPFGGYSRNITHLYATVLGQQVGLSGREAHEEINITFTLPVSWNSDDCVLHGHCEQVVFSTCITITAASNIFPVTVQPPHCVPETYANATSWYKVFTTVRDSDTKYSQDYNPFWCYKGAIGKVYHALNPKLTVIVPDDDRSLINLHLMHTSYFLFVMVITMFCYAVIKGRPGKVRQTNPDFCPEKVQQTAAVLYDENRWRCQRVKKISESYIRTYL